In Microbacterium galbinum, a single window of DNA contains:
- a CDS encoding sensor histidine kinase, with product MTDVVLAAVLGVLGGIALTVLLLLARRLARGAADLGSEGEQAALRALHHASLAAPHLRAGLSAPEVVKAARHLRVLLGSAAVAIVSADDTVSFDGAPDGLEAAAVRIASRVRESGRRQVFPSRAADDHLEGVGAPIVVDGHVIGVVVAFAAPVRAALVRAAEEVADWCAAQVELGGLDASRTQLAEAELRSLRAQISPHFIYNALTAIASFITTDPARARDLVLEFADFTRYSFRRQGEFTTVADELESIRSYLELERARFGERLRVTLQIAPETLATVIPFLSVQPLVENAVRHGLEPGEGGGEIRIASRDEGTHTEITVEDDGIGMDPDALRSTLTAADDGLHVGLRNVDTRLRQLYGADGGLVVETNTGAGTLVRMRVPKSQPLNDPDND from the coding sequence ATGACCGACGTCGTTCTCGCCGCCGTGCTGGGCGTGCTCGGCGGCATAGCGCTGACGGTGCTGCTGCTGCTCGCCCGCCGTCTCGCGCGCGGCGCGGCCGATCTCGGCAGCGAGGGTGAGCAGGCGGCTCTGCGGGCGCTGCATCACGCGAGTCTCGCCGCTCCGCACCTGCGCGCGGGCCTCTCGGCTCCGGAGGTCGTGAAGGCCGCCCGGCACCTGCGCGTGCTGCTCGGCAGTGCCGCGGTCGCGATCGTCTCCGCCGACGACACCGTCTCGTTCGACGGCGCGCCCGATGGGCTGGAAGCCGCGGCCGTGCGGATCGCGAGCCGCGTGCGCGAGTCGGGTCGCCGACAGGTCTTCCCCTCGCGGGCCGCCGACGACCACCTCGAGGGCGTCGGTGCGCCGATCGTCGTCGACGGCCACGTGATCGGCGTGGTCGTCGCGTTCGCCGCCCCCGTGCGGGCGGCGCTGGTCCGGGCGGCCGAAGAGGTCGCCGACTGGTGCGCGGCACAGGTCGAGCTGGGCGGACTCGACGCCTCGCGCACCCAGCTCGCCGAGGCCGAACTGCGCTCGCTGCGCGCGCAGATCTCGCCGCACTTCATCTACAACGCCCTCACGGCGATCGCCTCCTTCATCACGACCGATCCCGCCCGCGCCCGCGATCTCGTGCTCGAGTTCGCCGACTTCACCCGCTATTCGTTCCGGCGGCAGGGCGAGTTCACGACCGTGGCCGATGAGCTCGAGAGCATCCGTTCCTACCTCGAGCTCGAGCGCGCCCGCTTCGGCGAGCGTCTGCGCGTGACGCTGCAGATCGCGCCCGAGACTCTCGCAACGGTGATCCCGTTCCTCTCCGTGCAGCCGCTCGTCGAGAACGCGGTGCGCCACGGGCTCGAGCCGGGCGAGGGCGGGGGCGAGATCCGGATCGCGTCGCGCGACGAGGGCACGCACACCGAGATCACGGTGGAGGACGACGGCATCGGCATGGATCCGGATGCTCTGCGCTCCACCCTCACGGCGGCCGACGACGGCCTGCACGTGGGGCTGCGCAACGTCGACACGCGCCTGCGCCAGCTCTACGGGGCGGACGGCGGCCTGGTCGTCGAGACGAACACCGGCGCCGGTACCCTGGTGCGCATGCGGGTGCCCAAGTCGCAACCGCTGAACGACCCGGACAACGACTGA
- a CDS encoding excinuclease ABC subunit UvrA translates to MPSPSENAPDSFVRVRGANENNLRSVDVDMPRDRIVAFTGVSGSGKSSLAFGTIFTEAQRRYLESVAPYARRLIQQGHDPHVESISGLPPAVALQQRRGAPSSRSSVGTVTTLSNSLRMLFSRAGTFPEGFTTRLDSDAFSPNTVAGACPECHGIGVAHTVTEDSLVPDPSLSIREGAIAAWPGAWQAKNLRDITIALGYDVDVPWRDLPRADREWLLFTDEQPVVQITPQRDRVAKPYNGMFWSAKKYVFHTLSDSKSQMMRTKVLQFVRSGPCPLCGGTGLRREALAVTFAGRSIAELNALPLTDLADVIRPTTQLTEVTPALPTTLSGERTDVAVALTTDLLARIEVLTDLGLGYLGLGRATTTLSPGEMQRLRLATQLRSGLFGVVYVLDEPSAGLHPADAEQLLDVLAQLKRSGNSVFVVEHNMDIVRHADWIVDVGPGAGEGGGHVLYSGAVPGLAAVEASVTRPFLFPDAHAASVTRRDRREASAWLTVEGVSLHNLADIDASVPLGTLVAVTGVSGSGKSTLVSRVLPEVVRAHLRSDDTPDEIDDTPIDAGGDDSRPAEATVPDAGGDSLTVRDVRGLEHIDRLVRVDQKPIGRTPRSNLATYTGLFDAVRAVFARTDLARERGYGAGRFSFNVVGGRCETCLGEGFVSVELLFLPGSYGRCPTCDGARYNAETLEVTYDGRTIADVLALTVEQASEALASIPAAARSLRALLDVGLGYLRLGQPATELSGGEAQRIKLATELQRVRRGHTLYLLDEPTTGLHPADVQRLLAQLHALVDSGDTVVVVEHEMDVVAASDWVIDLGPAGGDAGGRVIAAGTPEQVAQIPASRTAPYLAERLR, encoded by the coding sequence ATGCCCTCCCCCTCTGAGAACGCACCCGACTCGTTCGTCCGCGTCCGCGGGGCGAACGAGAACAACCTCCGCTCCGTCGACGTCGACATGCCACGCGATCGGATCGTCGCGTTCACCGGAGTCTCGGGATCGGGCAAGTCGTCGCTCGCGTTCGGCACCATCTTCACCGAAGCCCAGCGCCGATATCTCGAGTCGGTGGCGCCGTATGCGAGGCGGCTCATCCAGCAGGGCCACGATCCGCACGTCGAATCGATCTCGGGCCTGCCCCCGGCGGTCGCCCTGCAGCAGCGGCGCGGCGCGCCCAGCTCGCGATCGAGCGTCGGCACCGTGACGACGCTGTCGAACTCATTGCGCATGCTCTTCTCCCGGGCGGGCACCTTCCCGGAGGGTTTCACGACCCGGCTCGACTCCGATGCGTTCTCTCCCAACACCGTCGCCGGAGCCTGCCCGGAGTGTCACGGCATCGGCGTCGCACACACCGTCACCGAGGACTCGCTCGTGCCCGACCCTTCGCTGAGCATCCGCGAAGGTGCGATCGCCGCCTGGCCGGGCGCGTGGCAGGCGAAGAACCTGCGCGACATCACGATCGCGCTCGGCTACGACGTCGACGTCCCCTGGCGGGATCTTCCCCGTGCCGATCGCGAGTGGCTGCTCTTCACCGACGAGCAGCCGGTCGTGCAGATCACCCCGCAGCGCGACCGCGTGGCCAAGCCCTACAACGGCATGTTCTGGAGCGCCAAGAAGTACGTCTTCCATACGCTCTCCGACTCGAAGAGCCAGATGATGCGCACCAAGGTGCTCCAGTTCGTGCGTTCCGGACCGTGCCCGCTGTGCGGGGGTACGGGGCTGCGGCGCGAGGCCCTGGCCGTCACGTTCGCCGGCCGATCGATCGCCGAGCTCAACGCTCTCCCGCTGACCGACCTCGCCGACGTCATCCGCCCGACGACGCAGCTCACCGAGGTCACGCCTGCGCTCCCCACCACTCTTTCGGGCGAGCGCACCGACGTCGCCGTCGCCCTCACGACCGATCTCCTCGCGCGCATCGAGGTGCTCACCGACCTGGGGCTCGGCTACCTGGGGCTGGGCCGAGCGACGACCACCCTGTCCCCCGGTGAGATGCAGCGGCTCCGGCTCGCGACGCAGCTGCGGTCGGGACTCTTCGGGGTGGTCTACGTGCTCGACGAGCCCTCGGCCGGTCTGCATCCCGCCGACGCCGAGCAGCTGCTCGACGTGCTCGCACAGCTCAAACGCTCCGGGAACTCGGTCTTCGTGGTCGAGCACAACATGGACATCGTCCGGCACGCCGATTGGATCGTCGACGTCGGCCCCGGTGCCGGCGAAGGCGGTGGGCACGTGCTCTACAGCGGCGCGGTCCCGGGGCTCGCCGCTGTCGAGGCATCCGTCACCCGGCCGTTCCTGTTCCCCGACGCGCATGCGGCATCCGTGACGCGACGCGACCGCCGAGAGGCATCGGCGTGGCTCACTGTCGAGGGCGTGAGCCTGCACAACCTCGCCGACATCGATGCATCCGTCCCGCTCGGCACCCTCGTCGCCGTGACGGGTGTCTCGGGGTCGGGCAAGTCGACACTCGTCAGTCGGGTGCTCCCCGAAGTCGTGCGCGCGCACCTGCGCTCGGACGACACCCCCGACGAGATCGACGACACCCCGATCGATGCCGGAGGCGACGACTCCCGGCCGGCCGAGGCGACGGTGCCGGATGCGGGCGGCGACTCCCTGACCGTGCGCGACGTGCGCGGTCTCGAGCACATCGATCGTCTCGTACGGGTCGACCAGAAGCCGATCGGCCGCACACCGCGCTCGAACCTTGCGACCTACACGGGTCTGTTCGATGCCGTACGTGCCGTCTTCGCCCGCACCGACCTCGCTCGCGAGCGCGGGTACGGCGCCGGACGCTTCTCGTTCAACGTCGTCGGCGGGCGCTGCGAGACCTGCCTCGGCGAGGGATTCGTCTCGGTCGAGCTGCTGTTCCTCCCCGGCAGCTACGGGCGCTGCCCGACGTGCGACGGCGCGCGGTACAACGCCGAAACGCTCGAGGTCACCTACGACGGCCGGACCATCGCCGACGTGCTCGCCCTCACCGTCGAGCAGGCATCCGAGGCGCTGGCCTCGATTCCGGCGGCGGCGCGCAGCCTGCGTGCTCTCCTCGACGTCGGGCTCGGATACCTCCGCCTCGGCCAGCCCGCCACCGAGCTCTCCGGCGGCGAGGCGCAGCGCATCAAACTGGCGACCGAGCTGCAGCGCGTGCGCCGTGGCCACACTCTGTATCTGCTCGACGAGCCGACCACCGGGTTGCACCCCGCCGACGTGCAACGGCTGCTCGCGCAGCTGCATGCGCTGGTCGACTCCGGCGACACCGTGGTCGTCGTCGAGCACGAGATGGACGTCGTCGCCGCGTCGGACTGGGTCATCGACCTCGGGCCCGCCGGTGGCGACGCGGGGGGCCGCGTCATCGCGGCCGGAACCCCGGAGCAGGTCGCGCAGATTCCCGCGAGCCGCACGGCGCCCTACCTGGCCGAACGCCTGCGCTGA
- a CDS encoding LytR/AlgR family response regulator transcription factor — MIDVLVADDERPALDELVHLLRADDRIGDILTATTGADALRQLSQRAVRIAFLDIHMPGLLGTELARGLLSLAEPPAVVFVTADDARAVEAFELRAADYLLKPVRAARLRQAVDRVIERGDAPSAGDDEVLPVSIGSAVRFVRRSDIRWVRAQGDYSRLHDDGDAGHLVRIPISELEARWADAGFLRIHRSTLVRASAVTEARLSGTDPSVSVGEIVLPVSRRLVPTVREALVRSEGLP, encoded by the coding sequence ATGATCGACGTGCTCGTCGCCGACGACGAGAGACCGGCGCTCGACGAACTCGTGCACCTGCTGCGCGCCGATGATCGCATCGGTGACATCCTCACGGCCACGACGGGTGCCGACGCCCTGCGGCAGCTGTCCCAGCGCGCGGTGCGCATCGCCTTCCTCGACATCCACATGCCCGGGCTGCTCGGCACCGAACTCGCGCGAGGACTGCTCTCGCTCGCCGAACCGCCCGCCGTGGTCTTCGTCACCGCCGATGACGCCCGCGCCGTCGAGGCCTTCGAACTGCGCGCGGCCGACTACCTGCTCAAACCCGTGCGCGCCGCGCGCCTGCGGCAGGCCGTCGACCGGGTGATCGAGCGCGGCGACGCGCCCTCGGCGGGTGACGACGAGGTGCTGCCCGTCTCGATCGGCTCGGCGGTGCGCTTCGTGCGCCGCAGCGACATCCGCTGGGTGCGGGCGCAGGGCGACTACTCGCGGCTCCACGACGACGGCGATGCCGGGCATCTCGTGCGCATCCCGATCTCCGAGCTCGAGGCGCGATGGGCGGATGCCGGATTCCTGCGCATCCATCGCTCGACACTGGTGCGGGCATCCGCCGTCACCGAGGCCCGACTCTCGGGCACCGATCCGTCGGTATCGGTGGGCGAGATCGTGCTGCCGGTGAGCAGGCGCCTGGTGCCGACCGTGCGCGAGGCGCTGGTGCGCAGCGAGGGGCTGCCGTGA
- a CDS encoding ECF transporter S component — translation MARTSVLPTRVLLICAAIGVATGLIGGIAGWVTPILLASPLLFLYGLVLGSHVLPGIIAQEVLRRPFVALITHLIAALVSSAFNPAWALRFIGTALLFGAIQEGVAALTRYRAWGAWRFFISAALIGVVVAVAVFFAAHLGTMPLWAQITYLAISVLGPIAWTAIGLAVGTALSRAGVARR, via the coding sequence GTGGCCCGAACCTCTGTCCTGCCGACCCGCGTGCTGCTGATCTGCGCCGCGATCGGCGTCGCGACCGGCCTCATCGGAGGCATCGCCGGATGGGTCACGCCGATCCTGCTCGCAAGCCCCCTGCTCTTCCTCTACGGGCTCGTGCTCGGCTCGCACGTGCTGCCGGGGATCATCGCGCAGGAGGTGCTGCGGCGTCCGTTCGTGGCGCTCATCACGCACCTGATCGCCGCCCTCGTCTCGAGCGCGTTCAACCCGGCCTGGGCGCTGCGCTTCATCGGCACGGCGCTGCTGTTCGGCGCGATCCAGGAGGGCGTCGCGGCCCTCACCCGCTACCGCGCCTGGGGCGCCTGGCGCTTCTTCATTTCGGCGGCGCTGATCGGCGTCGTCGTGGCCGTCGCCGTGTTCTTCGCCGCGCACCTCGGCACGATGCCGCTGTGGGCGCAGATCACGTACCTCGCGATCTCGGTGCTCGGCCCCATCGCGTGGACCGCGATCGGCCTCGCGGTCGGCACGGCACTCAGCCGCGCCGGCGTCGCCCGTCGCTGA
- a CDS encoding carbon starvation CstA family protein, with translation MTAPSSRRRGAGTVDDEPIIVTDPKLPPVALSPEHEEKSRRWTLPKILIWTAIALLGGVAWVMLAIVRGETVNAIWFVFAAVCTYLIGYRFYSKVIEKYITRPDDRRATPAEVKQDGKDYVPTDRRVLYGHHFAAIAGAGPLVGPVLAAQMGYLPGTIWIIVGVVLAGAVQDYTVLFFSMRRGGRTIGQMARQELGRIGGTAAIIASLLIMLIIVAILALVVVNALGESPWGVFSVAMTIPIAIFMGIYLRFLRPGKVTEVSIIGFVLLMAAIIGGGWVAGTEWGQAIFHLDRTTIAWGIIIYGFIAAVLPVWLLLAPRDYLSTFMKIGVIVMLAGAIILVRPEITVPAVSIFGENGMGPVFAGPLFPFLFVTIACGALSGFHALIASGTTPKLVEKERQTRFIGYGGMLMESFVAIMALVAAISIDQGIYFAMNAPSAVTGGTVEGAVAFVNSLGLTGVNLTPEMLTGTAQAVGEESIVSRTGGAPTLALGLAHIMQQALGGQALMAFWYHFAIMFEALFILTAVDAGTRVARFMLQDSIGAWFPKFRDVSWRPGVWICTAIMVAGWGAILILGVTDPLGGINTFFPLFGIANQLLAAIALAVVMAIVAKRGRSYVKWLWIIGLPLAFTAVVTVTASLYKIFSPVPAIGYWANHFRYLEALNTGDTSLGEREVLEAVIRNTAVQGTLSIIFVTLALIVMIAAIVVTIKAIRNGGGENTEDEPVASRRFAPAGFLPNADERELEKQWEPILADERKVSSH, from the coding sequence ATGACCGCACCTTCGTCGCGCCGACGCGGCGCCGGAACCGTCGACGACGAGCCCATCATCGTCACCGACCCGAAACTCCCACCCGTCGCCCTCTCTCCCGAGCACGAGGAGAAGAGCCGGCGCTGGACCCTCCCGAAGATCCTGATCTGGACGGCGATCGCGCTGCTCGGCGGTGTCGCCTGGGTGATGCTCGCGATCGTGCGCGGCGAGACCGTGAACGCGATCTGGTTCGTCTTCGCCGCGGTCTGCACCTATCTGATCGGCTACCGCTTCTACTCGAAGGTGATCGAGAAGTACATCACCCGCCCCGACGACCGCCGCGCGACACCGGCCGAGGTCAAGCAGGACGGCAAGGACTACGTCCCCACCGACCGCCGCGTGCTCTACGGGCACCACTTCGCCGCGATCGCCGGCGCCGGCCCGCTCGTCGGTCCCGTGCTCGCCGCGCAGATGGGCTACCTGCCCGGCACGATCTGGATCATCGTGGGTGTCGTGCTCGCGGGCGCCGTGCAGGACTACACCGTGCTGTTCTTCTCGATGCGCCGCGGAGGCCGCACCATCGGCCAGATGGCCCGCCAGGAACTCGGGCGGATCGGCGGCACCGCCGCGATCATCGCCTCGCTGCTGATCATGCTGATCATCGTCGCGATCCTCGCGCTCGTCGTCGTCAACGCCCTCGGTGAGAGCCCCTGGGGCGTCTTCTCGGTGGCGATGACCATCCCGATCGCGATCTTCATGGGCATCTACCTGCGCTTCCTGCGCCCGGGCAAGGTCACCGAGGTCTCGATCATCGGGTTCGTGCTGCTCATGGCCGCGATCATCGGCGGCGGCTGGGTCGCCGGCACCGAGTGGGGCCAGGCGATCTTCCACCTCGACCGCACCACGATCGCGTGGGGCATCATCATCTACGGCTTCATCGCGGCGGTGCTCCCGGTGTGGCTGCTGCTCGCTCCCCGCGACTACCTCTCGACGTTCATGAAGATCGGTGTGATCGTGATGCTCGCCGGAGCGATCATCCTGGTGCGCCCCGAGATCACGGTGCCCGCCGTCAGCATCTTCGGCGAGAACGGCATGGGGCCGGTGTTCGCCGGTCCGCTCTTCCCCTTCCTGTTCGTGACCATCGCCTGCGGAGCGTTGTCGGGCTTCCACGCCCTGATCGCCTCCGGCACGACGCCCAAGCTCGTCGAGAAGGAGCGTCAGACGCGCTTCATCGGCTACGGCGGCATGCTCATGGAGTCGTTCGTCGCGATCATGGCGCTCGTCGCCGCGATCTCGATCGACCAGGGCATCTACTTCGCGATGAACGCGCCATCGGCGGTGACGGGCGGTACGGTCGAGGGCGCGGTCGCCTTCGTGAACTCGCTGGGTCTGACGGGGGTGAACCTCACCCCCGAGATGCTCACCGGCACGGCTCAAGCGGTCGGCGAGGAGTCGATCGTCTCGCGCACCGGCGGCGCCCCGACCCTCGCGCTCGGCCTCGCGCACATCATGCAGCAGGCGCTCGGTGGGCAGGCGCTCATGGCGTTCTGGTACCACTTCGCGATCATGTTCGAGGCGCTGTTCATCCTCACGGCGGTGGATGCCGGCACCCGCGTCGCCCGCTTCATGCTGCAGGACTCGATCGGCGCCTGGTTCCCGAAGTTCCGCGACGTCTCGTGGCGGCCCGGCGTGTGGATCTGCACGGCGATCATGGTGGCCGGCTGGGGAGCGATCCTCATCCTCGGCGTCACCGACCCGCTCGGCGGCATCAACACGTTCTTCCCGCTGTTCGGCATCGCGAACCAGCTGCTCGCCGCGATCGCGCTCGCCGTGGTGATGGCGATCGTCGCCAAGCGCGGCCGCAGCTACGTCAAGTGGTTGTGGATCATCGGCCTGCCGCTCGCGTTCACCGCGGTCGTCACGGTCACGGCCTCGCTCTACAAGATCTTCTCGCCGGTCCCGGCGATCGGATACTGGGCGAACCACTTCCGCTACCTCGAGGCGCTGAACACCGGTGACACGTCGCTCGGCGAACGCGAGGTGCTCGAGGCGGTCATCCGCAACACGGCCGTGCAGGGCACGCTCTCGATCATCTTCGTGACGCTCGCGCTGATCGTCATGATCGCGGCGATCGTCGTCACCATCAAGGCGATCCGCAACGGCGGCGGCGAGAACACCGAAGACGAACCGGTCGCCTCCCGCCGGTTCGCCCCGGCGGGCTTCCTGCCCAACGCCGACGAGCGCGAGCTCGAGAAGCAGTGGGAGCCGATCCTCGCCGATGAGCGCAAGGTCTCGAGCCACTGA
- a CDS encoding YbdD/YjiX family protein translates to MVIHHTDAAPTPLRALIGAAARVGRGIRWYMTTLMGDTAYATYVAHHRRHHPDEDPMTERQFWRQRMDDQDRNPGARCC, encoded by the coding sequence ATGGTGATCCATCACACGGATGCCGCGCCCACCCCGTTGCGTGCACTGATCGGTGCCGCGGCGCGGGTCGGGCGCGGCATCCGCTGGTACATGACGACGCTGATGGGCGACACGGCCTACGCGACCTACGTCGCCCATCACCGTCGTCATCATCCGGACGAGGACCCGATGACCGAGCGCCAGTTCTGGCGTCAGCGCATGGACGACCAGGACCGCAACCCCGGCGCCCGGTGCTGCTGA
- a CDS encoding sodium/solute symporter, translating to MNAVLDLVGVALVVVATLLIGVYGLRISRTTSDFFVASRTVRPVWNASAISGEYLSAGTFLGLSGLVLLDGARGFWFPIGYAAGYLLVLAFVAAPLRRSGAYTIPDFVEARLESTSARRVTSAAVLIIGWLYIVPQLHGAGITLVVVAGLPEWVGAVTVAVLVAAAVAAGGMRAITYVQAFQYWLKLTALLVPVILIAFALSGGPHDFDPALVFPAEAGPSGFDAYETASLLLALLLGTMGLPHVLVRFYTSPTGVSARRTTVIVIAMVSAFYAVSSGMGLLARIAAPDLAVPGLADTVVLQLPSRVFPGIIGELLTALIVAGAFAAFLATSAGLVVSLAGVISQDVFSGSVRSFRVSALLCALVPLAIALLTVPAGLVASVGVVFVVAASTLSPVVLLGVWWRGLTARGAVAGMVSGGVACGLALLVHAAIDGVGIAAPYLAQPAAWTIPLAVVVTVVVSVLDPRGPSPRTDRFLARVHTPERG from the coding sequence GTGAACGCGGTCCTCGATCTGGTCGGCGTCGCGCTCGTGGTCGTCGCGACGCTGCTGATCGGCGTCTACGGCCTGCGGATCTCGCGCACGACGAGCGACTTCTTCGTCGCCTCCCGCACCGTGCGCCCGGTGTGGAACGCCTCGGCGATCAGCGGGGAGTACCTCTCGGCGGGCACGTTCCTGGGGCTCTCGGGGCTGGTACTGCTCGACGGGGCGCGCGGGTTCTGGTTCCCGATCGGCTACGCGGCGGGGTATCTGCTGGTGCTCGCGTTCGTCGCCGCACCCCTGCGCCGCAGCGGGGCGTACACGATCCCCGATTTCGTCGAGGCCCGGTTGGAGTCGACCTCGGCGCGACGGGTGACGAGTGCGGCCGTGCTCATCATCGGTTGGCTGTACATCGTGCCGCAGCTGCACGGTGCGGGCATCACCCTCGTCGTCGTCGCGGGGCTGCCGGAGTGGGTGGGCGCGGTGACCGTGGCGGTGCTCGTGGCCGCCGCCGTCGCCGCGGGCGGCATGCGCGCGATCACCTACGTGCAGGCGTTCCAGTACTGGCTCAAACTCACGGCACTCCTCGTGCCGGTCATCCTCATCGCGTTCGCGCTGAGCGGCGGTCCGCACGACTTCGACCCCGCGCTCGTGTTCCCCGCCGAGGCCGGCCCCTCGGGGTTCGACGCCTATGAGACGGCCTCCCTCCTGCTCGCCCTGCTGCTGGGCACGATGGGGCTGCCGCACGTGCTCGTGCGCTTCTACACGAGCCCGACCGGCGTCTCGGCGCGCCGCACCACCGTGATCGTGATCGCGATGGTGAGCGCGTTCTACGCGGTCTCGAGCGGCATGGGACTGCTGGCGCGCATCGCCGCGCCCGACCTCGCGGTGCCGGGTCTCGCCGACACCGTCGTGCTGCAGCTGCCGTCGCGGGTGTTCCCCGGCATCATCGGCGAGCTGCTGACGGCCCTCATCGTCGCCGGGGCCTTCGCGGCATTCCTCGCGACGTCGGCGGGACTCGTCGTGTCGCTCGCCGGGGTGATCAGCCAGGACGTCTTCTCGGGCTCGGTGCGCTCGTTCCGCGTCTCGGCGCTGCTGTGCGCGCTGGTGCCCCTCGCGATCGCGCTGCTCACGGTGCCGGCGGGGTTGGTCGCGAGCGTCGGCGTGGTGTTCGTCGTCGCGGCATCCACGCTGTCACCGGTCGTGCTGCTGGGGGTCTGGTGGCGCGGGCTCACCGCGCGCGGGGCCGTGGCCGGCATGGTGAGCGGCGGGGTCGCGTGCGGGCTCGCGTTGCTCGTGCACGCGGCGATCGACGGGGTCGGAATCGCCGCACCGTATCTCGCGCAGCCGGCCGCGTGGACGATCCCGCTCGCCGTCGTCGTCACGGTCGTCGTGTCGGTGCTCGATCCGCGCGGGCCCTCGCCCCGCACCGACCGATTCCTCGCCCGCGTGCACACCCCCGAGCGCGGGTGA
- a CDS encoding heavy metal transporter, with the protein MIEAPKRVRVTADAAPRRPTTATRGIALPGSPVDEADAVYARALMRSQFRLALGTIAGFVLVVLAMALTIALIPAIDRIVLWGLPLSWLLQAFAFYPVILVFALLYVRTAARNERRYRALRDRE; encoded by the coding sequence GTGATCGAGGCGCCGAAGCGGGTGCGGGTGACGGCGGATGCCGCGCCGCGCCGCCCGACGACGGCGACGCGCGGGATCGCCCTGCCGGGCTCCCCGGTCGACGAAGCGGATGCCGTGTACGCGCGCGCCCTGATGCGCAGCCAGTTCCGGCTAGCCCTCGGCACGATCGCCGGGTTCGTGCTGGTGGTGCTGGCGATGGCGTTGACGATCGCGCTCATCCCCGCGATCGATCGGATCGTGCTGTGGGGGTTGCCGTTGTCGTGGCTGCTGCAGGCGTTCGCGTTCTATCCGGTGATCCTCGTGTTCGCGCTGCTGTACGTGCGCACCGCCGCGCGCAACGAGCGCCGGTACCGTGCCCTGCGGGACCGCGAGTGA